The DNA region CGAAGTATCGCATCGACTGATGATGATCGAAGCAGTTTCGAAAAAGCTGGTCGAACCCGGCAATGTTGCGCAGAAGCTTCGATCGAAGCCGTCCCTCGTCCGGAAGCTCGGCTCATATCAGGAGCAGATCGACAGGATTCCCCTCATGGGGATCGAGGTCAGGCCGGTCGATCTGGCAACGCTGCATCGATCGAGAACGGGGCGTGAGTCGTTCGGACTCCTCACGAACGACTCGATCGTTCTCGCATCTCTCGAGGAGGTCGAAGCCGATGGGCTCGCGACCGGTGATCAGGACTTCCTGCGGGTCCGCGGTCTGAAAGTTTTCCATCCGAACAATCTCGGGTGATTCCGGGTCAGCTGTACGACTACGCCGGACCCGTCAGTTCGCCGGTTCCCGCTCTCCCGTTCTGCACTCTTCCAGCCGTTTTTCGAGATAGCGCCTCTCCGCCGGGCTGGTCACCAGCTCGATTGCCCGGGCGTAGGCGGCGGATGCTTCGTCGAATCGGCCGAGTCTGCGGAGGAGGTCCGCTTTCGACGCGGGGAGAAGGTGGTAGTTCCGGAGTGCGCCGCTCTCTTCGATCCGTGCGATCCAATCGAGCGAGCTCACCGGATCGGAAGCCATCGCGCTCGCCACCGCGGCGTTGAGCTCGACCACGGGGTTCCGGATGTAGCGGGGGAGGGCACGGTAGAGCAGCGCGATCTGCTTCCAGTCCGTCTCTGCGGCGTTCGGAGCCGTGCCGTGCAACGCTGCGATCGCGGCCTGGATCTGATACGGCCCCGGAGCAGCGACCGCGAGCGCCTCGTCGAGAATTCTGGTTCCCTCGTCGATCCGGCTCCGGTCCCACGCCTCGCGATCCTGATCCTCGAGCGGAACGAGATCGCCATCCTCCGAGATCCTCGCGGCCCGTCGCGCATCGGTCAGCAGAAGGAGCGCGAGCAGGCCCTTCGCCTCCGCCGACTCCGGCATCAGCTCGACGGCGAGTCGCGCGAGCCGGATCGCTTCTGCGACCAGATCCGGCCGGATCAGCGACACCGCCTCGGTCGATGCGTAACCTTCGTTGAAGATCAGGTAGATGACCGAGAGGACGGTGTCGATCCGTTCATCGAGTTTGTGACGCGGCGGGATCTCGAATGGGATGCCCGCCTCCCGGATCTTTTTCTTCGCGCGGACGATCCGCTGCGCGGTGGTCGGTTCCGGCTCGACGAAGGCGCGGGCAATCTCGCGCGTGGTGAGTCCTACGAGGGTGCGGAGGGCGAGTGCGGAGCTGGCTTCGGGGGAGAGGGAGGGATGACAGCAGACGAAGAGCAGCCGCAGACGATCGTCCTCGATTGCCGGGGGATCGGCGAAGGTGTCATACGCGGCGGCTTCGAGATCATCGGGCAGAGCAGCGCTTCGATCCCGCCGCATGCGGTCGATGGCGATGCGGCGCGAAACGGTGTTGAGCCATGCCCCTGGGTTGTCGGGGATGCCGTCGCGCTCCCACGACGCGAGCGCACGTGCCGTCGCCTCCTGCAGAGCATCCTCAGCAGTGTCTAGATCACCGGTCATCCGAACGAGGCCGGCGAGGACACGCCGGCCATCGGATCGGAAGACTTTTTCGACGATTCGCGCGAGGTGCAAGCGATCAGGC from Acidobacteriota bacterium includes:
- a CDS encoding PIN domain-containing protein, coding for MRRNTIPTLDEIPNGSRIFIDASIFIYHFTGVSKECRRLLERCEQGGLEGIVSVTLLAEVSHRLMMIEAVSKKLVEPGNVAQKLRSKPSLVRKLGSYQEQIDRIPLMGIEVRPVDLATLHRSRTGRESFGLLTNDSIVLASLEEVEADGLATGDQDFLRVRGLKVFHPNNLG
- a CDS encoding RNA polymerase subunit sigma-24, whose amino-acid sequence is MRALWRSARSERGPDRLHLARIVEKVFRSDGRRVLAGLVRMTGDLDTAEDALQEATARALASWERDGIPDNPGAWLNTVSRRIAIDRMRRDRSAALPDDLEAAAYDTFADPPAIEDDRLRLLFVCCHPSLSPEASSALALRTLVGLTTREIARAFVEPEPTTAQRIVRAKKKIREAGIPFEIPPRHKLDERIDTVLSVIYLIFNEGYASTEAVSLIRPDLVAEAIRLARLAVELMPESAEAKGLLALLLLTDARRAARISEDGDLVPLEDQDREAWDRSRIDEGTRILDEALAVAAPGPYQIQAAIAALHGTAPNAAETDWKQIALLYRALPRYIRNPVVELNAAVASAMASDPVSSLDWIARIEESGALRNYHLLPASKADLLRRLGRFDEASAAYARAIELVTSPAERRYLEKRLEECRTGEREPAN